Proteins encoded by one window of Pelmatolapia mariae isolate MD_Pm_ZW linkage group LG14, Pm_UMD_F_2, whole genome shotgun sequence:
- the LOC134641511 gene encoding oocyte zinc finger protein XlCOF6-like gives MEPRFGSEVASIVEVAIQATLSVFRDVLAKEAPNTEWEKARMGEIQEIEKSLVVQIHKVFTEFSSELFEENEALRAKVEQLEDVLQRKAGQLEQELEARVGQLGRDMEQLEKELKTISEGPTHVLLQDGSVMGGPVLSVSTSPDAPESAAEESNSDPLPISAGAAEVVPTSTAASVTVPKPAVAPVVFVGRVSSAPTVLLVGASQIVAQSSAISETMGATAIVLKPAASPGSTPQNVPSPDSSTVSGLDSTQEKKSLGGGASGRTRRTRRAPANSETVSVDNGSEEKQSKSAEEPGRRLRKTDSQTARRFFCEHCDLGFHWKGELKKHMKVHKKPFPCDQCGRSFLEKASLENHVLRHEATKAPLPFPCPQCKRSYRKEESLQNHLKRHQRSKPPKPFSCDQCGKTFRIKQSLENHLLRHEKWKQLLKCQLCDKTCKTSVQLKCHMAVHSEERPFSCVTCGKEFKSKDTLRFHQMVHTNTKKYKCTMCEETFKYAHSLTVHKRKHTGDSPFVCSVCNRSYRTGTALKRHSVVHTGEKPFTCHICGARFSLNNNLKRHLRIHTGEKPFSCQECGKSFSDNNKLKSHMLIHGARKPFMCDLCGKTFLFNCRLQIHQRYVHADRSEQSDGTQNFFQTRRQNKSLVKPYSCKICLKGFSAACSLKLHEKGHSEHKEFNCGICGKSFHNKYSFSYHQRSHTGEKPFVCDVCGKRFFHAASLKQHERIHTGEKPYKCDQCGKAFRTDGNFYRHMRIHTGEKPFECVYCQRKFHQSNQLKSHLQIHTGQKLYSCQQCGRGFSDSRQLKKHSCDGS, from the exons ATGGAGCCGAGATTCGGCAGCGAAGTGGCGTCGATTGTGGAAGTGGCCATCCAGGCGACTCTGTCTGTCTTCAGGGATGTGTTGGCGAAAGAGGCGCCAAACACGGAGTGGGAAAAGGCGAGGATGGGCGAGATCCAAGAGATAGAGAAGTCTCTGGTGGTGCAGATCCACAAGGTGTTTACGGAGTTCTCCTCGGAGCTATTCGAGGAGAACGAGGCTCTGCGGGCCAAAGTGGAGCAGCTGGAGGACGTGCTCCAGAGGAAAGCCGGGCAGCTCGAGCAGGAGCTGGAGGCCAGAGTGGGGCAGCTGGGCAGAGACATGGAGCAGCTGGAGAAGGAGCTGAAGACCATCAGCGAGGGCCCGACTCACGTCCTGCTGCAAGACGGCTCAGTGATGG GAGGTCCTGTGCTGTCAGTGTCCACCAGTCCAGACGCCCCAGAATCGGCTGCAGAAGAATCAAATTCAGACCCGCTGCCCATTTCTGCAGGAGCTGCTGAAGTCGTCCCCACCTCCACGGCTGCATCGGTGACCGTCCCCAAACCTGCGGTCGCCCCCGTGGTGTTCGTGGGCAGAGTCAGCTCCGCTCCCACGGTGCTGTTGGTTGGTGCCAGCCAAATCGTAGCGCAGTCATCGGCCATCTCAGAAACGATGGGAGCTACAGCAATCGTGCTCAAACCAGCGGCCTCGCCGGGCTCTACACCTCAAAATGTCCCCAGTCCCGACTCCAGTACTGTCAGCGGTCTCGACTCGACACAGGAGAAG AAGTCTTTGGGAGGAGGAGCTTCTGGGAGGACAAGACGAACGAGAAGAGCACCTGCTAATAGTGAAACAG TTTCCGTTGACAATGGCAGCGAGGAGAAACAAAGCAAGTCAGCTGAAGAGCCTGGCAGACGACTGAGAAAGACTGATTCGCAGACGGCAAGGCGGTTCTTCTGTGAGCACTGCGACCTCGGTTTTCACTGGAAAGGCGaactgaagaaacacatgaaggtcCACAAGAAGCCTTTTCCTTGCGATCAGTGTGGCAGGAGTTTCCTAGAGAAGGCGTCTCTGGAAAATCACGTTTTGCGCCACGAGGCAACTAAAGCCCCGCTGCCCTTCCCGTGCCCTCAGTGTAAACGATCGTACAGGAAAGAGGAGTCACTTCAGAACCATCTCAAGCGTCACCAGCGGTCGAAGCCTCCGAAGCCATTCTCCTGCGATCAATGCGGGAAAACGTTCAGAATCAAGCAGTCTCTGGAAAACCACCTGTTACGCCACGAAAAATGGAAGCAGCTGCTGAAGTGCCAGCTCTGCGACAAGACCTGCAAGACGTCGGTTCAGCTCAAGTGTCACATGGCCGTGCACTCGGAAGAAAGGCCCTTCAGCTGCGTGACATGCGGGAAGGAGTTCAAGAGCAAAGACACGCTTCGCTTCCACCAGATGGTTCACACAAACACCAAAAAGTATAAATGCACAATGTGTGAGGAGACCTTCAAATATGCCCACTCGCTGACTGTGCATAAGAGGAAGCACACAGGCGACAGTCCCTTCGTGTGCTCCGTGTGCAACAGGTCATACAGGACCGGCACGGCTCTGAAAAGACACAGTGTGGTCCACACGGGAGAGAAGCCCTTCACCTGTCACATATGTGGAGCGAGGTTCAGCTTGAATAACAACCTAAAAAGGCATCTTCgcatccacacaggagagaagccATTCAGCTGCCAGGAGTGCGGCAAGAGCTTCTCAGACAACAACAAGCTCAAGTCCCACATGCTCATCCACGGCGCCAGAAAGCCGTTCATGTGCGATCTGTGTGGGAAGACCTTCCTCTTCAACTGCAGGCTGCAGATACATCAGAGGTACGTGCACGCCGACAGGAGCGAGCAGTCGGACGGCACGCAGAATTTCTTCCAGACTCGACGGCAGAACAAGTCGCTGGTTAAACCGTACAGCTGCAAAATATGCCTGAAAGGTTTCAGCGCCGCGTGCTCGCTCAAACTTCATGAAAAAGGCCACAGCGAGCACAAGGAGTTCAACTGCGGCATCTGTGGGAAGTCCTTCCACAACAAATACTCTTTCAGCTATCATCAGCGGAGCCACACGGGCGAGAAGCCGTTCGTTTGCGACGTGTGCGGGAAGAGGTTTTTCCACGCCGCGAGTCTGAAGCAGCATGAGCGCATTCACACGGGTGAGAAGCCGTACAAATGTGACCAGTGTGGCAAGGCCTTCAGAACGGACGGAAACTTCTACAGACACATGCGGATCCACACGGGGGAGAAGCCGTTCGAGTGCGTGTACTGTCAGAGGAAGTTCCACCAGTCCAATCAGCTCAAGTCCCACCTGCAAATCCACACAGGGCAGAAGCTCTACTCCTGCCAGCAGTGTGGCCGAGGCTTCTCTGATTCACGGCAGCTCAAGAAGCACAGCTGTGACGGGTCGTAG